Proteins encoded in a region of the Esox lucius isolate fEsoLuc1 chromosome 9, fEsoLuc1.pri, whole genome shotgun sequence genome:
- the bglapl gene encoding bone gamma-carboxyglutamate (gla) protein, like — protein MKTLAVLTICAILSVSMSTNDLDPDVTVDSTPDPAAESTPDADSSSSSSSASDSSASDSSASDSSASDSSASDSSSSSSSSSESASVSAEATTEEPADAMEPEVIMKRDLASVLLRRKRAVGPTAGALTLTQVESLSEVCELNVACDHMAETAGIVAAYTAFYGAPAF, from the exons ATGAAGACTCTGGCTGTTCTGACCATTTGCGCCATCCTCTCGGTCTCGATGTCCACAAATG ATCTGGACCCTGATGTGACTGTGGATTCCACTCCTGACCCTGCCGCAGAATCAACACCTGACGCAGACTCATCTTCGTCTTCCTCCTCGGCTTCCGATTCATCCGCGTCTGACTCGTCGGCTTCGGACTCTTCAGCTTCAGACTCCTCAGCTTCTGACTCATCaagctcctcctcctcgtcctccgaATCGGCCAGTGTTAGTGCTGAAG cCACAACAGAGGAACCAGCTGACGCCATGGAGCCAGAGGTGATTATGAAGAGAGACCTGGCTTCAGTGCTGCTGAGGAGAAAGCGGGCAGTGGGACCCACAGCTGGGGCCCTCACACTCACCCAAGTGGAGAG TCTGAGCGAGGTGTGTGAGCTGAATGTGGCCTGCGACCACATGGCCGAAACAGCAGGCATCGTGGCGGCTTACACGGCGTTCTACGGAGCACCTGCCTTCTAA